Proteins found in one Asterias rubens chromosome 12, eAstRub1.3, whole genome shotgun sequence genomic segment:
- the LOC117298079 gene encoding GTP-binding protein Di-Ras2-like — MKQGSEDSDSYRLVVLGSTGVGKSALISMFLKGDIERTYKPTVDDIHIGYAWQGRKKCKLEILDTSGSYDFPAMRRLYISTGHIFLLVHSLQDPKSFEDALCILEQIRDERTEQDVPILVVGTKSDQKRPGCVSSAEAELRLIDYMDVVRYVECNAKSADSVNSLFKQVANVVLNPRDRSLSLPVETDSQPQKRSLSFLRRLKSIRRS, encoded by the coding sequence ATGAAGCAGGGATCTGAAGATTCTGACTCCTACCGTCTAGTCGTCTTGGGCTCTACGGGTGTGGGCAAGTCAGCTCTGATATCCATGTTCCTTAAAGGTGACATCGAAAGAACCTACAAGCCAACGGTAGATGACATTCACATTGGCTACGCGTGGCAGGGCCGCAAGAAGTGTAAACTGGAAATCCTGGATACATCGGGAAGCTATGATTTCCCTGCCATGAGGAGACTGTACATCTCCACGGGTCACATATTCCTCTTAGTACATTCTCTTCAAGACCCGAAATCCTTCGAAGACGCTCTTTGTATCCTCGAACAGATCCGGGACGAACGCACAGAACAAGACGTGCCAATCCTTGTTGTCGGAACCAAATCGGACCAGAAACGCCCGGGTTGTGTAAGCAGTGCCGAGGCGGAGCTCAGACTGATTGACTATATGGATGTCGTCAGGTACGTGGAATGCAACGCCAAAAGCGCAGACAGCGTGAACAGTCTCTTTAAACAAGTCGCCAATGTGGTGTTGAACCCACGAGACCGGTCCTTATCTTTGCCGGTGGAAACGGACTCACAGCCCCAGAAACGATCCCTGTCATTCTTGAGAAGACTGAAGAGTATTCGCCGAAGTTGA